Below is a genomic region from Jatrophihabitans sp..
ATCACCGCGCGGAAGGTGCCCGACACCATGTCGGCAGCGCCCGCGCAGGCCAGGAACAGCAGCACCAGGCCGAGGTTGGGCATCAGGCCGGCCAGCCCGATCGCCGCGCCCCAGCACAGCGCGGCCACGATGATGGCAAGCCCGTGCCGGTGCACCCGACGGATCCAGCCGGAGACGGCGCCGGCCAGCAGCGCGCCCACCGAGTCCGCCGCGTACAGCAGCCCGACGGCGTGCGGGGCATGCAGCTCAGCGGCGAAGAACGGGAACAGCGCCATCGGCATCGCCATGGCCATCGCGATGGTGTCGATCAGGTAGGTGCCCAGCAGGTCCTTGCGCCCGAGGGCATACCTGACGCCCTCGCCGACGCTGGCCAGCGTCGCCCGGACCCCGGGAACGACCGTGCTGAGCGTGCGCGGCAAGGGCGTCAACCGCAGGAACACCAGCAGGGACAGCGCGAAGCTGGCGACGTCGACGGCGTAGGCCAGGCTGATGCTGGTGCTTGCCAGCACCCCGCCGAGCGTGGTGCCGGCGATGCCTGCCAGTCCCCAGGCCTGGTTGTTCACCATGCTCGCCGCGGGGATCTCGGCGTGTGGCACGTACCGGGGCAGCATCGCGTCCAGGCTGGGCCGCTGCATGGCACTGGCCGAGACGGCGCCGGCGGCCATCAGGTAGATCACCCACAGCCTGGGCTCGGGCAACAGCGAGTTGCCCAGCAGCGCCAGCGTGCAGCCCAGCGCGCCCAGCTCGGAGATCAGCACCACCTTGCGCCGGTCGAAGCGGTCAGCGACCGCCCCGCCGAGCAGGCCCACCGCGATGATCGGGAAGAACTCAGCCGCTGCGACCAGG
It encodes:
- a CDS encoding MFS transporter; the encoded protein is MSGWRTRLRSLAIDLGPLRRHRDFRLRTIAASVSAFGAYFTMIAVPIQIMRLTGSTVAVGLVAAAEFFPIIAVGLLGGAVADRFDRRKVVLISELGALGCTLALLGNSLLPEPRLWVIYLMAAGAVSASAMQRPSLDAMLPRYVPHAEIPAASMVNNQAWGLAGIAGTTLGGVLASTSISLAYAVDVASFALSLLVFLRLTPLPRTLSTVVPGVRATLASVGEGVRYALGRKDLLGTYLIDTIAMAMAMPMALFPFFAAELHAPHAVGLLYAADSVGALLAGAVSGWIRRVHRHGLAIIVAALCWGAAIGLAGLMPNLGLVLLFLACAGAADMVSGTFRAVIWDQTIPDELRGRLAGIELLSYSIGPTLGNARAGFMAVGGVRFAIASGGLLCVLGVGAAAAALPGFRAYDTRTDEFALAERQRRSAPGAGSHTPPGGPST